From the Nerophis lumbriciformis linkage group LG05, RoL_Nlum_v2.1, whole genome shotgun sequence genome, the window taggtgcaaagttgaaaagccagcatctgtgatggtatgggggtgtattagagcccaagacatgggtaacttacacatctgtgaaggcgccattaatgctgaaaggtacatacaggttttggagcaacatatgttgccatccaagcaacgttaccatggacgcccctgcttatttcagcaagacaatgccaagccacgtgttacatcaacgtggcttcatagtaaaagagtgcgggtactagactggcctgcctgtagtccagacctgtctcccattgaaaatgtgtggcgcattatgaagcctaaaataccacaacggagacccccggactgttgaacaacttaagctgtacatcaagcaagaatgggaaagaattccacctgagaagcttaaaaaatgtgtctcctcagttcccaaacatttactgagtgctgttaaaaggaaaggccatgtaacacagtggtgaacatgccctttcccaactactttggcacgtgttgcagccatgaaattctaagttaattattatttgcaaaaaaaaaaaaacgtttatgagtttgaacatcaaatatcttgtctttgtagtgcattcaattgaatatgggttgaaaaggatttgcaaatcattgtattccgtttatatttacatccaacacgatttcccaactcatatggaaacggggtttgtagaacatgctatacatttaccaaacaatctgtcactcctaagcgctaaatcccatgaaatcttatacgtctagtctcttacgtgaatgagataaataataatatgtgatattttacggtaatgtgttaataatttcacacataagtcactcctgagtataagtcgcacccccggccaaactatgaaaaaaactgtgacttatagtccgaaaaatacggtactcatctgGAAAAAATGTTGATGGTGTTTAGTACCTGTAGTCTCTGTGCTGGTCCGGGGACAGACAGCGGGCCAGGGCCCGGCTGACAGCCTGCTCCCTGCGGTCGACGTGGTCCTTCAGGTCCTGGGCCTCTGACAGCTGCCTCATGAGCTGGCGCTTCTTCTCCAACAGGGGGAGCTACACAGCAGCCATTGAAGAGAAGTTCAACATCAAAGTTTTACACAAGGAGTATTGCCTGACCCGCTCCCTCACCCTCTCATCTTCTTCAGTGTCCGGGTCCAGCGTGTCCAACGTGGTCTCCACCCTGAGCAGGCGGGCCGACAGCGACAGCAGCAGGCTGACCACCTTGTCCAGGTCGCCGATGAACATGCGAAACTTGTCCACCTCGTTGGCCTTGCACGCGGCCACGGCCATGCTCTCGACGTCCTCGCCCAGCTGCGTGTTGGCACGGATGTCGTCCTGAAGTCCACGCTGGGCTTCCCTCAACACTCCCAGCTTCTTGCGCAGGCTTTCCATCAGCTGTCTCTGCGCCCAGCAAACACACGCAGATCAATCAAGGGAACACAACCATGAACTGAAGACTTTAGGGGACGTGCAGCGGCTTAAGAAAAAGAAATAATAacattgccaactttttttgagcACATATCGTATTTGAGAACTATCTCGTCACCAGACAAATAAGTTGTATGAATAGCATCTGGTGGATACCCAGCTTAATTATGAACAAGTACACATTATTTGCCACAAAATATGCTCTGGAGAGTCATTTCTTTGTGGCGGAGAGGAAGCCCTAACCACATGATCAGGCCCCCCGCGTCCCTTAAGACAGAACACGCgctgtgcacaaagcaaagttTTGCACAAAGCGCTCGTAAAATGTCAAATGACAGAGCGCTTCTTATGAAATTTTACCGCAAACACATACCTAGCCGCTTCCTGCTCCATCACAGTGTAAATCCTTGTTTTGTAAGGCAAAGTTGATTTATACATTTATGTCTTTAaattaggactgggcgatatggacgaaaaagtatatctcaatGTATTTTTACTTAAACGAGATATTTGATATGTATCTCGATGTGGGGGTTAAAtctccaaaaatgattcccaggcgtggccaccgctgctgctcactgctcccctcccctcccagggggtgatcaagggtgatgtgtaaaatgcagagaataatttcgccacacctagtgtgtgtgtgacaatcatgggtactttcggtaaaagtatacatataaagatattcatttttgagcgatattcagtgaaattgaagtgaatgacaactgaacaacagtcagtggcacttttattaacccagttagtcaagatgggtattaacagcacagaaaaataAATTGTTTAAGTAGcatagaattacataacataaataaaattgaaaaatattatttctacgtaaaataaataacatagctgtgcaaataaaacaatgtatcaaactcagataaaaaaaatggttttattttatttaggcactttgtgatttcccttcctggtttgatgactcgcactatcttgcctctgattggcctgtccctaaccaatcatgactcatcatagtaaacaaccaaccaatcatagatgttcttatacgtgcaagcatgtcttggaaggaggaaaagGAGGGGTTTAGTCGCTCATAGAGGGGGAGCGAGggaaaacacaacaaataagtggcgtttggtcattttaacgtgaaataaattatatcgatatgacgatattttcttaattcatatcttgtttaaaaatatatcgatatatcttacaaactcaatatatcgcccagccttactaatttttttaacaatttcttTAAACGGATGGAATTAAAGTTtaattataaaaatatacatgcaatttcacataaataaaaaagtgtggaaaaaaaagtgtaatggggaggggacccccccccccttctgaggggtgtgccacactttgaaaacaCCTGGCCAAGAAGACATGCAGGAAGCAACAGTGTGGTCACCTTGTAGGTGAGCTCGTCCTCGCCATGCTCCTTGTTATCACTGAAGTCCTTCATCTGGGACAGGAGCTGAGCCTTGGCCGCCGACGTGCTGTAATAGGACGAGCAGCTTGAACTCGCGCCGGAACGCCTGCTGGAAAAGACCGAAATAGTTCTCCGTGACAAGCTGGTACAAGACGACGTAAAAATGAAAGCATTTGGAAGATCTGTAGTCAAAAAAGTGAAAAAGAGAGATTATCTGTAAAAGGTTGTGGCGAAGGAGCCAGTTAGGCATTGTCAAATGAAgtggtctcacacacacacacacacacgcacgcacacacacacacacacacacacacacacacacacacacaaacacgcacacacacacacacacactcttgcatttgttaccttcttgagacctctgaaaaattccTACCTCTCTAGGAGCACcctttatagatatataaatatttgtattgacaacattaataatatatacatactatgcaaatatattagcttttttgtaacgtgcttaaggccgaagacaaacgagtcacggaccacagatggcccctgtgccgcactttgggcaacccagctgtagaagccaaCTGTTAATGTGCcaccatagtcttagtaccgtagtgtatttgttcatcctacggtcacatatgggacgcgggtagtcttacgtcagcaccggaagtcgtaaaatcagctgttcacctggcgggtttttagggggatgaatagggaagtccttctttagctgacgtcttgttttaatatatattgctgcctttgcacctgtcaatcaatcaatcaatcaatgtttatttatacagccctaaatcacaagtgtctcaaagggctgcacaagccacaacgacatcctcggtacagagcccacataagggcctgtaaatgtttacttttgtatgcacattaaatcaacaaaaaatcctgactttggagcaatgttcacggactctagtatttggctctctattagatgcaatggttttccgtattgggaccatgatttcggtcctaactttttcaccagtcctcatatggaaggcacttttccttgttcatgtttcaagaagggtagaaatacaagaacacacacacacacacacacacacacacacacacacacctatccaAGCTGTCCGTGTTGTGCTGTGCATTGAGGAAGGCGCCCCTCCATCTCTCTGTGCCCGAGTCGCCCTCACTGCCTTGGAGCAAGAGCTCCTCCAGGCTCAGCCCCTCCCTGCCGCTCTCCAGCTCTTCCTCCACAGAGCCGATCTCCTCCATCCTGGCTTCGCCCACCGGCTCGGCCGGTATGTCCGTCAAGGTGTCGATGTCCGTCTCCATGACGGTGACAGGCAGCGCAAAGCAAGGGAGCTCGCTGGTGACCAGCTCATCCTCGACAGGTAGTCCCTCGTCCTCCTGGAAGTCATCGATGTCTGTTTCCAAGGGGACATCCAGTTCTGCCTCCAGGCTGTGCGAGGGGCTCGGGCTGAGGGTAGTCACTGATTCTGTTCCTGTTTCTGTGGGTCTTGGTAGGTCCAGACTGTGCTGTTGCTGCTTGTAGTCCAGGACAAAAGAGGCATCAGAAGGTAAGACACCACCGAGGTGTCCATCTTTCAAGATAGGTGAACATGCATTGTGGCTCGGAATTCTGGGAGAGGGTGTTGTGTCCCACACAGCTTCAGGACTCAAGTTGGCCAGTGGTTTGGGAAGATCACTTTGACTGGTGTCTGACTCAGATAGATCGTCTAGACACAAAATCTCAGTTGGCACTGTGACCGTCTCATGTTGCTGAAAGTACAAGTTCCCCCCCCGCTCCCGAGGGGATAGCACCACAGGCCTGAAGGCCTGCCTGCAGAACATGGGACTGGGTGGGGCAGTTGAGAAGGAACGCTCCGAGAACTGATGCTGACTGGACGAGGTGTGGGGAAAAGCGGGTTCACAGGGCAGAGGTTGGTGGCGGCTGCAGCGTGGGCAGCTCTCGGCCACTTCCTGTCTCTGCGGGGGGAGGCTGTACGACCTCTGTCGGGACGGTTCAACACTCAGATGCTCAGTGGAGGGATGCTGTGGAGGCGCTGTAGAAGAAGAGCAGAACAGCATGTGGTGGGACGCACGCCTACGGTGGAACTGCTCCCACTTGGGGGGCGGTGGTCTCGGGGGAGGGTTTTTCTTTCTGCGGGTCAACTGTGCGCTGTGTACAGTGTCCCCCCGGACAACAGCTGGTCTTTCTTCAACTTCGCGCAGTGTCTGGCTGACCGTCGGGGAATATGCTGTCCAGTGCTGGTTGAAGCGGAGATCATTTTCAGACATGGCGCGACCCCTGTGAGAGAGGGGAGCCACTGTGTGTCCATTGCAACTGTCCCTGCCGCTGTCTAGCTGCCCGGAGTTCCATGATCCCTGGTGGGGAGCCTCTTGGTGTTGCTCTCGTCTCCAGCTACTGTAGTCCCTAAGTTGTGGGGAGATAATAAACACAAGAAGATTAGCCAAAATGCAACAGTAGTTGTGTCTGCCTATGTAGCGCGGTAACTCATGCATGTGCTAACAAACAGCAATCCCTCACACAGCCACATATCGTTAGGATCATATTTTAAGCATGAATGATTGTTTGGCTTTGCACACTTAAACCTCATTACAGCCAGACGACAGCCAAGCATGACTGAGCGGGATTTCCTGCCAACTCCCTCCCGCCCCAAAGTCTCCAGGGACTCACATAGGAACAATCAAGACAAATATGACGTGAAGATGCTTTGACCTTCCTCTCGCTCCATCCGAAAGACAGAATCAGACATATGTTGGACCATGGAACCCGCATATGACATACAATGTGTTTATATGAAATGGAAGGGTCTCACCTCTCCGTCAGGCTGTACTTCCTGTTCAGCTTACTTGTTTCCTGTTGCCGGGCAGGATACTGCGCCTGTGGAGGACATTTAAAGGTAATTACCCCACAAATAATCCAACTAGTATGAAGCACAGGGAAGTCTTCCGACAATGTAAGTATTGAATCTGAAAGTATTCGGTACATAGTTTGTATTAAAAGGTTCCCAGAACTATCAAGAGTTCAAATTAGGCTATACTCCCCGCACCTCCTTCAAAGGTCTTAAATTTTAGGTTTGTGGTTAAAATGAGATCCAACACTAGCATATTCACAGACACAAGCATCCGTTGTTGATTCCATAAAGTATTTTAATGATCCGCAGAGTTGGCAATCAAAACATTAAGACTCTGACCTCATATAAGATACAAGACACAACTTCAACAGATCAACCACAAGCCACTTGGGCCAAAAACCCTCTCTGGTGCTGGTCAGTCCAGTTCAGTGGAAATCTCTTTCTCCAATACAGAGCATCCGCagtgtttttgtttcaaattGTTAAGATTTGAGGAGAGTGGCTTGTGCTGAGAAAACCAGCACTTGGGCCAGAAGTCGGTTTTACTTTGCAGAACAAGAGTTTAAGGGTGTGCTGTGCTTGGGGCCCGCTTCACACCGTTTGGCTATGATCTGCACTCGGGTTCGAAACACTTCTGCTCCTTTAGCCCAATTAGAAGAGGTGGGCTAGGGCACGGTATGATTGCACACACATGCACGCTGTGCAGCGGAGTCATAGAATGACTGTAATGTGGTCGCTTTTGCTAGTTTTGAATACGGtaaataaccaaaataaataatagaaattagagatgcccgataaatgcgttaaaatgtaatatcggaaattatcggtatcgtttttttaaattatcggtatcggtttattttttttattaaatcaacataaaaaacacaagatacacttacaattagtgcaccaaccccaaaaacctccctcccccatttacactcattcacacaaaagggttgtttctttctgttattaatatttctggttcctacattatatatcaatatagatcaatacagtctgcaagggatacagtccgtaagcacacatgattgagggtgctgctggtccactaatagtactaacctttaacagttaattatactaattttcattaattattagtttctatgtaactgtttttatattgttttactttcttttttattcaagaaaacgtttttaatttatttatctcattttatttattttttttaaacagtaccttatcttcaccatacctggttgtccaaattaggcataatgatgtgttaactccatgactgcatatatcggttgatatcagtatcggttgatatcggtatcggtaattaaagagttggacaatatcggaatatcggatagcggcaaaaagccattatcggacatccctaatagaaatactcaaaatattctaaaaaccAACGCACGCTTGCTCTCCCGCAACTACATTTGTGTGCGTAAAAATATGCATTTAATTCATGCGATCCTTGAAGTCTTTTGCCCGGTCTGAGTGCACCCTAAAACTGGCGACATCATAGTTTTTCACACTTTAGATGAGTGGTCGCCTTTTGAGAGCTACTTTTGCAAAAGAGATACACATTTTTGTAACAGTTAATTTCATAGCTTGTTTCAACCCAAATAAACTAATCAAGTATGTATTGCAAGAACAATAACACCGTTTTGATATCCTCAACTCCCACATTACattgaaacacacaaaaaactgtCTCGTTCATCTCCATCTTGGATTTTCAATATGCATCGCTTTCTGGGATTACTCACATTACAGTTTGAGTCAGAAGGAGAAGTTCCTTATTAAGCAAGCAATAGCTAATCAGTAACTTGAAAATGCACCGACATACAAGCTTCAAATGATTCGGATATGACAGGCAGTCATTATTTTACGTACCCTTTACATAGACAGTGTaactaaaatgaaaaaaacactaaCCATCTAGGACtgcatctatagattattttagtaatcaagtaagctatcgattagtttgtttgattgatCAATAAATTGGATAAAACCCACAAAATGCCCTCATGCATGTTTTaggaaaaatagtttaaaaaacaaaacaaattttcaGCGAGCCATAACCTTCATgcttttttctaataaatacaCATACCTGTAATCAACATTGAAAGTGCACgtttaacatgtgtgcaataataataataacaataaaaaactcCTTAGTGTTGGCAGGGCACACAGATCACACAAAATTGTGTtgccaaaacggtgatgagtgttgataaatcacattgcgcatgataaatatttatattcacattttctcctcccagtattgtgtgaGTTTTGATGatcagagacgcaaaatggattgtacgccttattctgctgacttaagagacacaatccactttgcacacatttagtcgATCATCttcgcgtgtgctatcaggtttgcacgtgttttagctatacctaaccccgcccacctcaaacgacgcacggagggggggggggggggggggggggggtagcatgGGTGTATAATGCagtccggaagagttagggatgcatgggattctgggtatttgttctgttgtgtttatgttgtgttacggttcgGATGTtctaccaaaatgtgtttgtcattcttgtttggtgtgggttcacattgtggcgcatattagtaagagtgttaaagttgtttatatcgccaccctcagtgtaacctgtatggctgttgaccaagtatgccttgcagtcacttacgtgtgcaggcAGAGGCCGCTTACAATATGTAACCGgtctggcacgctgttagtacaggcTGAAGAGGGTGCAAATggaagtgccatcacggcacgcccttattagtgttatttgggtgaaaatcagcagacattcaagAGGATAGTAGCCCTGAATTACGGGAATCTCCCGGAATAatcgggacggttggcaagtattacGCTGTcatgcgccattcatataaaactcgcaggccgcactaacattaaattttcatattaaggtgcgggccgcaaaataacgtctcccgggccgcgtgtctgagacccctggcaaatcaaaaaaaaactttgtatgcagtgttatttcattttaaaatttcaaaagagttttgtggctcccattgttttctttaatttgtgaaacgggtcaaaatggctctttgagtggtaaaggttgccgacccctggtataaagttaagttaggttaaatgaaattattattgttattattaattattattattattattatttatcttacggtatataaaaaataatattgagcaaaatttaattgaaatattgtcgatgtggccctccagcagtgctcgggttgctcatgcggcccccggtaaaaatgaattgcccacccctgatctagacagtGTACATACAAACACAAGACCAATGTTTTACACATCAGTTCACATTTAActtccctccctgcttggcactcagcatcaagggttggaattgggggttaaatcaccaaaaatgattccccgggcacggcaccgctgctgcccactgctcccctcacctcccagggggtgatcaaggggatgggtcaaatgcagaggacaactttcaccacacctagtgtgtgtgtgaccatcattgatactttaactttgtcTGTGAAACTTGTGACGCTGCTTGCAATGCAGATTACAGGCTATCAGCCTCCCATTGAAAGTTGACTTGGCAAAGCCCTCACAAACCGCTGAAAGTCAATAGTACCAATGAGGGAAGACTTACTTCTGTCGGAGTGTAGCTCCTTCGGTGCAAACATGGCTGTGACGGTTGGTTAACTGGGTAGAATGCAGATCGTGGGACTTGACTTATGCTGCGAGACTTGTGTTGCGGGTTCTGGTCGTGAATGTCGTGATCTCTTTCTCTGTCGTAAGAACTGCTGAACAACTCTTTTCTTTCTCGCTGCAGCTCTTCCTCTCTTTCTTTGTTAAGACGTTCCTTTTCCTTTGCCCTCTCCAACTCAAGCTCCATCTCACGTTCCATTTCCCATCGTCTCACCCTCTCCTCACGTTCCTTCTCCCTGAGCCTCTCTCTTTCTATTTGTAGTTCCCCCTCCTGTCTTTCCTTCTCCTGCTGCATCTCCATTTCTCGCAACATTCCATCCCTCTCCTGCTCCCTGGATCTCTCCTCCCATGTTCTCATTTGGTCCCTCTCCTTCTCCTGTGGTCTCTCCCGTCTGTTACACACTGATGGCCTCCCGGCTTTCATTGGGTTTGGAAGCAGGGTTTTTTCTTGCTGTAGCCCCTCCTGGTAGGAGTATCTCCTTTGGTTTGTACACTGAACATGCTCCACCTCCTGggacttcctctgtgtgcgaCCCGACAGACTAGACACCTTTGATCCCGCAATGGACTTGCTTGTCTCCTCAAAAAACTTCCTCCTGTCTGCAAATGGAAGGATGTCAGAGTCCTCCATCCGAGAACAGGAAGAGGAGCGACCACCAGGGGGGTTGGAAGAGGAGGTAAAGGCACACGCCCCGTGCCTTGACTGGGTGACTCCTAACATGCTATCTCCAACAACTCCATGCAATCTGCTTGGTTTTGGTTCTGGCTGGAGCTTATGCTCAGGAGTCCAACGCCATCGGCGAGCTTTGCCCGCAGGAGCTGGCTCCTCCACAACTCGGACACTAACACCAAAATTAGGCATTCGTGGGTCCAAAATCTGAACGGCTGTCATTGTGGATGGAGGCTGAGCAGTCAGATCATCACAGTTTGTTTGACATGAAGTGTTTGGTTTCTCATCTAGTACTGTGTCTAATGGACTAGCAGTTGATGCAAACACAACTTTGGTGGTTCTTTCTTTGACTGCAATGTCCGCATCTTCACGCTCCTCATGGAGATCTGTACCCTCCTCTTCTTGAACAGTTTCACCACTAGAAAGTAACCCTCCAGGGCCACGGCTACTCTGCAGTTGAGCCTTCTTCTTCTGGATCTCATTTCGAAGGTTGGTTGCAAAGCGTTCACTGCGGCGGCGATTTCGACGATGGTATTTTGATGACTTTTTCATGGTAGCTTCGACTGGGGCATTTTCCTCAGATTTTTCACTCCCTCCTCTGCTCTCATCTGCACTTCGCTCCTCCATTAAAGTGTCGACACTTGCAGCAGCACTGAGAGGCTGAAAATCTTGTACAAGTAATTGATTAGACCCCAAAAT encodes:
- the shroom4 gene encoding uncharacterized protein shroom4 isoform X3 is translated as MQLHPGAYTLAWHTSDNSDLPMQWGQLSRPYSSTDRSSSLGSMESLDTPTPVTQSYSDSLSSPVDPALINNKRDSAYSSFSASSNTSDYATVPLRPGDVYSMDNFFHSLGPPCFAFPGRDTATLCSSSGEAPNGAQLIGLKSRSLTRPRPRPVEVKERPSSFSYEEETRGVECDIIRNGEDGSERKLTHTQSPNRNDSFKTTRTCPNLPNKRCASAPIEMCSVPCFFNDNTSSPNDRPGIHNGFLQVEEGNTRHDSQNEQLSSTMSAQKDYSDKTTTDHFCDPVGLSLVSSEPSKEAQGLSHAMHSQTKHTCTGLNQQNDPKYVPQLQFEQFNSENSSRELSSQSDPTCSTKWSCVPPCLMKDQQPSNSHSLDPPNKTDGSRCSTPGSVFLELEVENGMGVHGKSLLLIQHHLPWGRSVSVPEETTEPSVQGILGSNQLLVQDFQPLSAAASVDTLMEERSADESRGGSEKSEENAPVEATMKKSSKYHRRNRRRSERFATNLRNEIQKKKAQLQSSRGPGGLLSSGETVQEEEGTDLHEEREDADIAVKERTTKVVFASTASPLDTVLDEKPNTSCQTNCDDLTAQPPSTMTAVQILDPRMPNFGVSVRVVEEPAPAGKARRWRWTPEHKLQPEPKPSRLHGVVGDSMLGVTQSRHGACAFTSSSNPPGGRSSSCSRMEDSDILPFADRRKFFEETSKSIAGSKVSSLSGRTQRKSQEVEHVQCTNQRRYSYQEGLQQEKTLLPNPMKAGRPSVCNRRERPQEKERDQMRTWEERSREQERDGMLREMEMQQEKERQEGELQIERERLREKEREERVRRWEMEREMELELERAKEKERLNKEREEELQRERKELFSSSYDRERDHDIHDQNPQHKSRSISQVPRSAFYPVNQPSQPCLHRRSYTPTEAQYPARQQETSKLNRKYSLTERDYSSWRREQHQEAPHQGSWNSGQLDSGRDSCNGHTVAPLSHRGRAMSENDLRFNQHWTAYSPTVSQTLREVEERPAVVRGDTVHSAQLTRRKKNPPPRPPPPKWEQFHRRRASHHMLFCSSSTAPPQHPSTEHLSVEPSRQRSYSLPPQRQEVAESCPRCSRHQPLPCEPAFPHTSSSQHQFSERSFSTAPPSPMFCRQAFRPVVLSPRERGGNLYFQQHETVTVPTEILCLDDLSESDTSQSDLPKPLANLSPEAVWDTTPSPRIPSHNACSPILKDGHLGGVLPSDASFVLDYKQQQHSLDLPRPTETGTESVTTLSPSPSHSLEAELDVPLETDIDDFQEDEGLPVEDELVTSELPCFALPVTVMETDIDTLTDIPAEPVGEARMEEIGSVEEELESGREGLSLEELLLQGSEGDSGTERWRGAFLNAQHNTDSLDSRRSGASSSCSSYYSTSAAKAQLLSQMKDFSDNKEHGEDELTYKRQLMESLRKKLGVLREAQRGLQDDIRANTQLGEDVESMAVAACKANEVDKFRMFIGDLDKVVSLLLSLSARLLRVETTLDTLDPDTEEDERLPLLEKKRQLMRQLSEAQDLKDHVDRREQAVSRALARCLSPDQHRDYSHFVKMKAALLVEQKQLEDKIRLGEEQLRGLRESLGLGLGLGMGMSMGYGQY